In the genome of Drosophila yakuba strain Tai18E2 chromosome 3R, Prin_Dyak_Tai18E2_2.1, whole genome shotgun sequence, one region contains:
- the LOC6539022 gene encoding cyclin G has protein sequence MSVPVRYSSAAAEYAAEVDCELESTLQQQQQLHLQQQYEQYEQYQHYQYQREQDIAYYCQLQAARQQEQLMQQRTSMSSSVMPGLALPQDHQDHPAALLHGPHNNNIGLTMDAHSINAILVDDEQPSTSAQAAAAAAASAGGSAAGPGSGSGLGGAIGGGKLANGINRNAEMPTDWMRIADEGRYGTPGAAGLEYQKYEQQQQLEDLAEAEAGAVGGASNNNGESSSSLKKLEDQLHALSSDELYETLKEYDVLQDKFHTVLLLPKESRREVTAGGRDGSAYVLRCLKMWYELPSDVLFSAMSLVDRFLDRMAVKPKHMACMSVASFHLAIKQLDLKPIPAEDLVTISQCGCTAGDLERMAGVIANKLGVQMGHAPITSVSYLRIYYALFRNLAKEIGGDFFKFYQQLIKLEELENRLEILMCDVKTTVITPSTLALVLICLHLDFHIKESYTRGSPELKHVFEYILFLQQYMRIPDRVFTCGFSIVSGILSHYNGQNKAPYKQRLVWKLSSRTLRVLRPINRFSSDLPTIEEGISNALDDGLRSRTESISSEEEEDWPTSPIIPIFEQC, from the exons ATGTCTGTCCCTGTACGCTACTCCTCTGCTGCCGCCGAATACGCCGCCGAAGTTGATTGTGAGTTGGAGAGCActctgcaacagcagcaacagttgcacTTGCAACAGCAATACGAGCAATACGAGCAATACCAGCACTACCAGTACCAACGGGAGCAGGATATCGCCTACTATTGCCAGTTGCAGGCGGCgcggcagcaggagcagttgATGCAGCAGAGGACATCGATGTCGTCGTCGGTTATGCCAGGCCTAGCCTTGCCCCAGGATCACCAGGACCACCCAGCCGCCCTTTTGCACGGAccccacaacaacaacatcggACTCACCATGGACGCCCACAGCATCAACGCCATTCTGGTCGACGACGAGCAGCCCTCGACTTCGGCCCaggctgccgccgctgctgccgcatCCGCGGGTGGATCTGCTGCTGGaccgggatcgggatcgggattgggTGGAGCCATCGGTGGGGGCAAGCTGGCCAACGGCATTAACCGCAATGCAGAGATGCCAACTGATTGGATGAGGATTGCGGACGAGGGCCGGTATGGGACACCGGGTGCTGCTGGCTTGGAGTATCAGAAGtacgaacaacaacaacaactcgAGGATCTGGCGGAGGCCGAGGCAGGAGCCGTCGGCGgagccagcaacaacaacggcgagTCGTCTTCGTCCCTTAAAAAGCTAGAGGATCAGTTGCATGCCCTCTCCTCGGACGAGTTGTACGAAACCCTCAAGGAGTACGACGTCCTGCAGGACAAGTTCCACAcggtgctgctgttgcccaAGGAATCGAGG CGTGAGGTTACTGCCGGAGGACGAGATGGATCCGCTTACGTGCTGCGCTGCCTGAAGATGTGGTACGAGCTGCCCTCCGACGTCCTGTTCTCGGCCATGAGCCTGGTGGACCGCTTCCTGGATCGCATGGCCGTCAAGCCGAAGCACATGGCCTGCATGAGCGTGGCCTCGTTCCACTTGGCCATTAAGCAGCTGGACTTGAAGCCCATTCCCGCCGAGGATTTGGTTACAATATCTCAG TGTGGTTGTACCGCTGGTGATCTGGAACGCATGGCCGGCGTGATTGCCAACAAGCTGGGCGTCCAGATGGGACATGCACCGATCACTTCTGTGAGCTACCTGCGCATCTACTACGCCCTCTTCCGCAACTTGGCGAAGGAGATCGGCGGCGACTTCTTCAAGTTCTACCAGCAGCTCATCAAGCTGGAGGAACTGGAGAACCGCCTGGAGATCCTGATGTGCGACGTGAAGACCACGGTGATTACGCCCTCGACGCTGGCGCTGGTGCTCATCTGCCTGCACCTGGACTTCCACATCAAGGAGTCGTACACCCGCGGCAGTCCGGAGCTGAAGCACGTCTTCGAGTACATTCTCTTCCTGCAGCAGTACATGAGG ATTCCTGATCGCGTTTTCACCTGCGGCTTCAGCATCGTTTCGGGTATTCTGTCCCACTACAACGGGCAGAACAAGGCGCCCTACAAGCAGCGGCTTGTCTGGAAGCTGTCCAGTCGCACGCTGCGCGTCTTGCGCCCGATCAACCGCTTCTCCTCCGACCTGCCCACCATTGAGGAAGGCATCTCCAATGCCCTTGACGATGGCCTCCGTTCTAG AACCGAGAGTATTAGctccgaggaggaggaggactgGCCCACTTCACCCATAATTCCAATTTTCGAACAATGTTAG
- the LOC6539020 gene encoding acyl-coenzyme A thioesterase 9, mitochondrial, translated as MMLCRLARGFGMALSRRSYYSTARRRRLLAMNCTSFACQQMPRSYTLDNGPKVKSDHRSGTMVEVARVIREQSGVDVGYHTVPKPRDHLLQHQPKREELPPRTMLDSHTTAILPLSSSELIRESYVNHLGRVRLGRIMEELDMFAVWICHRHVKLPKLPKGVPLPYTFVTLLVDKVEFTNLERLQVNQDIEISGHISWAGRSSMEITIYVKQLAHGEYIDVTKAIFVMVARNATNTGAAPINPIEVGDETEKLIWEQAEKRQKVRKSSAMDSVFNSPPREHEQSLMYEILKRTTPANSMDLNKRVLPPKCRWMEDSMQSTMIAPFPENRNAQNTIFGGYLMRQAVEISFIMASIYLGDRPILKCISDISFMHPVHVDRFLQLTAHVVYATQNYVQLMTVAQIWDAKSGKVQTTNVFYLTYQADKVLDEVLPRSYREMLWYVHGRRKLLAALHLQPEYPDPIEENKESSNIIST; from the exons ATGATGCTGTGTCGCTTGGCTCGGGGTTTTGGAATGGCGCTGTCGAGGAGGAGCTACTACTCGACGGCCCGGCGAAGGCGACTGCTGGCCATGAACTGCACCTCCTTTGCGTGCCAGCAGATGCCCAGGAGCTATACGCTAGACAACGGGCCCAAGGTGAAGTCAGATCATCGCTCTGGAACCATGGTGGAGG TGGCTCGCGTCATTCGAGAGCAATCCGGCGTGGACGTGGGCTACCATACTGTTCCCAAGCCCCGGGATCATCTGCTGCAGCACCAGCCGAAGCGAGAGGAGCTACCACCAAGAACTATGCTGGATTCCCATACCACTGCCATTCTGCCCCTGAGCTCCAGTGAGCTAATCCGCGAGAGCTACGTGAATCACCTGGGAAGGGTGAGGTTGGGCAGGATTATGGAGGAATTGGACATGTTTGCTGTGTGGATCTGCCATCGTCATGTGAAGCTGCCCAAACTACCGAAAGGAGTGCCATTGCCTTACACTTTTGTCACGCTGCTGGTCGACAAGGTGGAGTTCACCAACCTGGAGCGGTTGCAGGTCAACCAGGACATCGAGATCAGTGGTCACATCTCGTGGGCGGGGCGGAGTTCCATGGAGATTACCATCTATGTGAAGCAGTTGGCCCATGGCGAATATATTGATGTAACGAAAGCAATCTTTGTGATGGTGGCCAGAAATGCCACCAACACGGGAGCGGCTCCCATTAATCCTATAGAGGTTGGTGATGAAACCGAGAAGCTCATTTGGGAGCAGGCGGAGAAGCGGCAGAAGGTGCGCAAGTCTTCTGCCATGGATTCTGTGTTCAACTCGCCGCCCAGGGAACACGAACAGTCACTCATGTACGAGATCCTTAAGAGAACCACTCCAGCCAACAGCATGGATCTCAATAAGCGTGTCCTGCCACCGAAATGCCGCTGGATGGAGGACTCTATGCAGTCCACCATGATTGCTCCGTTTCCGGAGAACAGAAATGCGCAGAACACCATCTTCGGAGGCTACCTCATGCGCCAAGCCGTCGAAATCAGCTTCATAATGGCCAGCATCTACCTGGGCGATCGGCCCATCCTCAAGTGCATCTCGGACATCAGTTTTATGCACCCAGTGCATGTGGATCGGTTCCTCCAGCTCACCGCCCACGTGGTATACGCCACCCAAAACTACGTACAGCTGATGACCGTGGCGCAGATTTGGGATGCCAAGAGCGGCAAAGTGCAGACCACGAATGTCTTCTACTTGACCTATCAGGCGGACAAGGTCCTGGACGAAGTCCTCCCGCGATCCTACCGAGAGATGTTGTGGTACGTCCATGGCAGGCGGAAACTCCTGGCCGCACTGCACTTGCAGCCGGAGTACCCCGATCCTATCGAGGAGAACAAAGAGAGCTCAAATATTATCAGCACTTAG
- the LOC6539021 gene encoding 60S ribosomal protein L6, with the protein MAPVEKAKKVAKSAKKGKKHPVNSYLKGGILRYSKAQMYKRRALYRLKDKKSPVVEKVKVPIKKVKKIGGPKNGGERTVYLKKSKATYPTKTFVKKRPSKANFSEHKRNTRRNLTPGTVLILLAGRHQGKRVVLLKVLASGLLLVTGPFALNSCPLRRVSQRYVIGTSSKVDLGAFKVPEHLNDTYFRRLKAKKDKKSGEADIFAAKKERFVPNEQRKKDQKEVDSALLKVIKAHPEGKFFAKYLQNMFALHSSQYPHRMRF; encoded by the exons ATGGCACCCGTCGAGAAAGCTAAAAAGGTGGCCAAGTCGGCCAAAAAGGGCAAGAAGCACCCGGTCAACTCCTACCTGAAGGGCGGCATTCTGCGTTACTCCAAGGCCCAG ATGTACAAGCGTCGTGCCCTGTACCGCCTGAAGGACAAGAAGAGCCCCGTGGTGGAGAAGGTGAAGGTGCCCATCAAGAAGGTGAAGAAGATCGGAGGACCCAAGAACGGCGGTGAGCGCACGGTCTACCTGAAGAAGAGCAAGGCCACCTACCCGACCAAGACGTTCGTGAAGAAGCGCCCCTCCAAGGCCAACTTCAGCGAGCACAAGCGCAACACGCGCCGCAACCTGACCCCCGGAACCGTGCTCATCCTGCTGGCCGGACGCCACCAGGGCAAGCGCGTCGTCCTGCTGAAGGTCTTGGCTTCCGGACTCCTGCTGGTCACCGGACCCTTCGCCCTCAACTCGTGCCCACTGCGTCGCGTGTCCCAGCGCTACGTGATCGGCACCTCCTCGAAGGTGGATCTCGGTGCCTTCAAGGTGCCCGAGCACCTGAACGACACCTACTTCCGCCGTCTGAAGGCCAAGAAGGACAAGAAGAGCGGCGAGGCCGACATCTTCGCGGCCAAGAAGGAGCGTTTCGTGCCCAACGAGCAGCGCAAGAAGGACCAGAAGGAGGTGGACAGCGCCCTGCTGAAGGTTATCAAGGCCCACCCCGAGGGCAAGTTCTTCGCCAAGTACTTGCAGAACATGTTTGCCCTGCACTCCTCCCAATACCCCCACCGCATGCGATTCTAA